The Lysinibacillus pakistanensis genome includes a window with the following:
- a CDS encoding NAD(P)/FAD-dependent oxidoreductase: MYDVIVIGGGPSGLMAAIAAGERKKKVLLVEKGNKLGKKLAISGGGRCNVTNRLPIEEIVKHIPGNGRFLYSPFTVYNNEDIIAFFEGLGVALKEEDHGRMFPMSNRAQDVVDALIRQLQRLHVEVRLNTPVSKLLMDEEKILGVRLADGLEVRSEAVIVAVGGKAVPQTGSTGDGYPWAERAGHTITTLFPTEVPVLSKEDFIQNRELQGLALREVAVSVLNKKGKVLVTHQMDMLFTHFGLSGPAILRCSQFIVKELMKTGYEPVTIRIQTLVHYNEETCLQYLNKLWKEDPKRAVKNVWKGIAPERWLLFLCERAGIDVQMTGTEIAQEKIRHLARLLVHFTMTVSGTQSLEKAFVTGGGISVKEIEPKTMASKKKNGLFFCGEILDIHGYTGGYNITSALVTGRIAGMNAGLK; encoded by the coding sequence ATGTATGATGTAATTGTGATAGGTGGAGGTCCCTCAGGCTTAATGGCTGCAATCGCTGCTGGAGAACGAAAAAAGAAAGTATTACTAGTAGAAAAAGGGAATAAGCTTGGTAAAAAGCTTGCTATTTCTGGTGGGGGTCGCTGTAATGTGACAAATCGTTTACCAATAGAAGAAATTGTTAAACATATACCAGGTAATGGGCGGTTTTTATATAGCCCATTCACAGTTTATAATAATGAGGATATTATTGCCTTTTTTGAAGGGCTCGGTGTTGCCCTAAAAGAGGAGGATCATGGGCGTATGTTTCCCATGTCTAACCGCGCGCAAGATGTTGTTGACGCACTAATCCGTCAATTACAGCGTTTACATGTAGAAGTTCGGTTAAATACCCCTGTCAGTAAGCTATTAATGGATGAGGAAAAAATTCTTGGTGTTCGCCTTGCAGACGGATTAGAAGTCCGTAGCGAGGCTGTAATAGTGGCTGTAGGTGGGAAAGCTGTTCCACAAACAGGATCAACTGGTGATGGTTATCCATGGGCAGAGCGAGCAGGTCATACAATTACAACGTTATTCCCCACAGAGGTTCCTGTGCTCTCGAAGGAAGATTTTATACAAAATCGTGAGCTTCAGGGGTTGGCTTTACGAGAGGTTGCTGTTTCTGTTTTAAATAAAAAAGGTAAAGTGCTCGTAACCCATCAAATGGACATGCTCTTTACTCATTTCGGATTAAGTGGTCCTGCTATTTTACGCTGTAGCCAATTTATCGTAAAAGAATTAATGAAAACTGGCTATGAACCAGTGACAATCCGTATTCAAACGCTTGTCCATTATAATGAAGAAACATGTCTACAATACTTAAATAAGCTATGGAAAGAAGATCCAAAGAGAGCAGTTAAAAACGTGTGGAAAGGGATAGCCCCTGAACGATGGCTATTGTTTTTATGTGAACGTGCTGGCATTGATGTACAAATGACAGGCACTGAAATAGCGCAGGAAAAAATTCGCCATTTAGCTCGTTTGCTTGTCCATTTTACGATGACTGTAAGTGGTACACAATCTCTTGAAAAGGCATTTGTTACTGGTGGGGGTATTTCTGTTAAAGAAATAGAGCCAAAGACAATGGCCTCTAAGAAAAAGAATGGTTTATTCTTCTGCGGTGAAATCCTTGATATTCATGGCTATACAGGAGGCTATAATATTACATCTGCACTTGTTACCGGACGTATTGCTGGAATGAACGCAGGACTTAAATAA
- a CDS encoding AIM24 family protein, whose amino-acid sequence MGKFSLHEFINKTQQDDNENDYFELETERVLEINLDGEVWSKMGAMISYIGDIKFERERVLEHGLGKMFKKALTGEGTQLMKAKGKGRLYLADQGKKVTIFDLKNESICVNGNDLLAFEPSIDWDIHLMRKMAGIMSGGLFNVTLKGTGKVAITTHFEPLTLLVRPGETVYTDPHATVAWSGNLAPEFKTDISFRTFIGRGSGESIQMAFSGEGFVIIQPFEEVYMSSES is encoded by the coding sequence ATGGGGAAATTTTCTTTACATGAATTCATCAATAAAACACAGCAGGATGATAATGAAAACGATTATTTTGAGCTAGAAACGGAACGTGTACTAGAGATCAATTTAGATGGCGAGGTTTGGTCTAAAATGGGCGCTATGATTTCTTACATAGGCGACATTAAGTTTGAGCGAGAGCGTGTACTTGAGCATGGATTAGGAAAAATGTTTAAAAAGGCACTAACAGGTGAAGGAACACAGCTTATGAAGGCAAAAGGTAAAGGGCGACTTTATTTAGCTGATCAAGGGAAAAAGGTTACGATTTTTGATTTGAAAAATGAAAGTATTTGCGTCAATGGCAATGATTTGCTTGCATTTGAACCAAGCATCGATTGGGATATTCATTTAATGCGTAAAATGGCAGGCATCATGTCAGGCGGATTGTTTAATGTAACTTTAAAAGGAACAGGGAAGGTAGCCATTACCACCCATTTTGAACCTTTAACACTATTAGTACGCCCAGGTGAGACGGTATATACTGATCCTCATGCCACAGTAGCATGGTCAGGAAATTTAGCACCTGAGTTTAAAACAGATATCAGCTTCCGTACATTTATCGGTCGAGGAAGCGGCGAATCCATTCAAATGGCATTTTCAGGTGAAGGTTTTGTCATTATCCAACCATTTGAGGAAGTTTATATGTCTAGCGAAAGCTAA
- a CDS encoding L-lactate MFS transporter yields the protein MNKNRWLIALSAIAIHLSIGGAYAYSVYKLPIVTEMGWSETKVTVAFTIMMGLAGFSAALFGSLVEKLGPRKSAMVAAVLFGAGQAGAGVAISMDSVTLYWLTYGVLSGLGMGIGYIAPVSTLVKWFPDRRGLATGMAVLGFGSGALITAPVAANLMEAVGISTTYFILGASYFTLMILGALYIAPPAPGYMPANMKAAANGGKEIVKKDLAVMSAREAVKTKHFWMLWSMHLVNVTAGIMMISVASPMAQEIVGLSVAGAAAMVGIMGLFNGGGRLIWAAVSDYIGRSNVFVIFFTAQLITFIVLPHTTNVIIFQALIFLVVSCYGGGFSNLPAFASDLFGTKQLGVIHGYLLTTWSLGGIFGPLLVSTIKNAYGSYIPVFYVFAGLIAASLIISLTLRADVRKRTALKAAAQNVGDVSATQ from the coding sequence ATGAATAAAAATAGATGGTTAATTGCATTATCTGCAATCGCTATTCACCTTTCAATCGGTGGAGCTTATGCATACAGTGTATACAAGCTACCGATTGTCACAGAGATGGGATGGAGTGAAACAAAGGTAACGGTTGCCTTTACGATTATGATGGGGCTTGCGGGTTTTTCAGCCGCACTATTTGGTAGTTTAGTAGAAAAATTGGGGCCACGTAAATCTGCGATGGTAGCAGCTGTTCTATTTGGGGCGGGACAAGCTGGTGCTGGTGTAGCAATTTCAATGGATTCTGTAACATTGTATTGGTTAACATATGGCGTGCTAAGTGGATTAGGTATGGGGATAGGCTATATTGCTCCTGTATCAACATTAGTAAAATGGTTCCCAGACCGTAGAGGCTTGGCAACAGGTATGGCTGTACTTGGATTTGGATCTGGAGCACTAATTACAGCACCAGTAGCAGCAAACTTAATGGAGGCTGTTGGGATTTCTACAACATACTTTATTTTAGGGGCAAGTTATTTCACGTTAATGATTTTAGGGGCTTTATATATTGCACCGCCTGCACCTGGTTATATGCCAGCAAACATGAAGGCAGCTGCAAATGGTGGTAAAGAAATAGTAAAAAAAGATTTAGCAGTTATGTCTGCTCGTGAGGCTGTTAAAACAAAGCATTTCTGGATGCTATGGTCAATGCATTTAGTAAATGTAACAGCAGGGATTATGATGATTTCTGTCGCCTCTCCAATGGCCCAAGAAATTGTGGGATTATCAGTTGCGGGAGCTGCAGCAATGGTAGGTATTATGGGGTTATTTAACGGTGGTGGTCGTTTAATTTGGGCGGCTGTGTCTGACTATATTGGTCGTTCGAACGTCTTTGTTATATTCTTTACGGCACAGTTAATTACATTTATTGTGTTACCACATACGACGAACGTGATAATTTTCCAAGCACTTATTTTCTTAGTTGTTAGTTGCTATGGTGGTGGTTTCTCGAATTTACCTGCATTTGCAAGTGATTTATTTGGTACAAAGCAATTAGGTGTTATTCATGGTTATTTATTAACGACTTGGTCATTAGGCGGTATTTTTGGTCCGTTACTGGTGAGCACAATTAAAAATGCTTATGGAAGTTACATTCCAGTATTCTATGTATTTGCTGGGTTAATCGCAGCATCATTAATTATTTCATTAACATTACGTGCAGATGTACGTAAACGAACAGCTTTAAAAGCAGCAGCACAAAATGTTGGAGACGTCTCCGCTACACAATAA
- a CDS encoding ATP-binding protein produces MIHNLGGAFEKEFGARAIAIARTVSQLTDVQNNVGKPAGFEIIQPIAERIRLTTDVDYIVIIDMNRIRYSHPSESKLGTVFEGGDEIEAFSQHEYISKARGVLGYSIRAFVPIMNEEGTRQVGVITVGLLAPKWYNLVDEYQFDILMSLFWGLIIGLGGSVWVANHLKRQTFNLEPYEIARLVEERSGIIQAMDIGILATDESGNVTFINRLARQYTHFFGQKISRKALFKGTWLAEDTLQQHEVYRPLLMFEQMYLVRTFPIRIMEQNAGYLIMLTDRKEANMLAEELTGIKILVDSLRAQQHEYMNRLHSIAGLIQLERDDDALSLIIDEITDEEEIIQSLHDKIHDYSIQGLLLGKFSRAKELGVELTIDEDSKLVDFMSGFSSGDMVTIIGNLLDNAMEACFECAHKDVHITLIGHKHHLFIEVQDSGKGITGLPNRIFDYGFSTKQKDGHGIGLALVKQIVESNNGIILVESTVNVGTIITIEVGVTEEQ; encoded by the coding sequence ATGATTCATAATCTTGGAGGAGCTTTTGAAAAAGAGTTTGGTGCACGAGCGATCGCAATTGCAAGAACTGTATCACAGCTTACTGATGTTCAAAATAATGTAGGCAAGCCAGCTGGTTTTGAAATTATTCAACCAATTGCAGAGCGTATTCGCTTAACAACTGATGTAGATTATATTGTGATTATTGATATGAATCGCATTCGTTATTCACACCCATCGGAAAGTAAGCTAGGCACAGTCTTTGAAGGTGGAGACGAAATAGAAGCCTTTTCTCAGCATGAGTATATATCGAAGGCAAGAGGTGTTTTAGGATATTCTATCAGAGCATTCGTACCTATAATGAATGAAGAAGGTACAAGGCAAGTTGGTGTTATTACTGTCGGATTACTTGCACCCAAATGGTATAACCTTGTAGATGAATATCAATTTGATATCCTTATGTCTCTTTTTTGGGGATTAATCATCGGCTTAGGTGGGTCTGTATGGGTTGCCAATCATTTAAAGCGCCAAACCTTTAATTTGGAGCCTTACGAAATAGCCCGTTTAGTAGAAGAACGCTCTGGTATTATTCAAGCGATGGATATCGGTATCTTAGCAACTGATGAAAGTGGTAATGTGACCTTTATTAATCGTTTAGCAAGGCAATATACACATTTCTTCGGACAGAAGATTTCTAGAAAAGCTTTGTTTAAAGGGACCTGGCTCGCAGAGGATACGCTACAACAGCATGAAGTATATAGACCTCTATTGATGTTTGAGCAAATGTACTTAGTTCGCACCTTTCCTATTCGTATCATGGAGCAAAATGCTGGCTACCTTATTATGCTAACCGATCGAAAAGAAGCAAATATGTTAGCTGAAGAATTAACTGGCATAAAAATACTAGTGGATTCCTTACGTGCCCAGCAACATGAATATATGAATCGCTTACATAGTATTGCAGGATTAATTCAATTGGAACGGGATGACGATGCTTTAAGCTTGATTATTGATGAAATAACAGATGAGGAAGAGATTATTCAAAGCTTGCATGACAAGATTCATGATTATTCGATTCAAGGACTATTACTTGGTAAATTTTCACGTGCAAAAGAGCTTGGTGTGGAGCTGACAATTGATGAGGACTCAAAGCTCGTTGATTTTATGAGTGGCTTTTCCAGTGGTGACATGGTAACTATTATAGGTAACTTATTGGACAATGCAATGGAGGCATGCTTTGAATGTGCTCATAAAGATGTTCATATTACATTAATTGGCCATAAACATCATTTATTCATTGAAGTACAGGATAGTGGTAAGGGGATTACTGGTTTGCCAAATCGGATTTTCGATTATGGCTTTAGCACAAAACAAAAGGATGGTCATGGTATTGGACTTGCCCTTGTGAAACAGATTGTGGAATCAAACAATGGAATTATTCTAGTAGAATCAACCGTCAATGTTGGAACAATCATTACAATAGAAGTAGGGGTGACTGAAGAACAATGA
- a CDS encoding response regulator — translation MSNLSVFIVEDDPMVLEVNKGFLNKLNGFQLVGESVNGREAYDKIIRKKPNLILLDMFLPDMTGMELFLKLRAERVPSDIIMITAARDAPTVQEALRLGAIDYLIKPFRFERFEKALQQYKSSTKKLQSSQAFNQEDIDKWLGIQHETTELPKGLNTITMQQILDYLTTHRAAITSEQLAQNVGMARVTVRKYLDFLATKGTVSIELQYGTVGRPTKYYSIK, via the coding sequence ATGAGTAATCTTTCAGTGTTTATCGTAGAAGACGATCCAATGGTACTTGAAGTAAATAAAGGTTTTTTAAATAAATTGAATGGTTTTCAGCTCGTGGGTGAATCAGTCAATGGTCGTGAAGCCTATGACAAAATTATAAGAAAGAAGCCAAATCTAATTTTACTTGATATGTTTTTACCAGATATGACAGGCATGGAACTATTCTTAAAGCTTCGTGCAGAACGTGTCCCCTCGGATATTATTATGATTACTGCTGCAAGAGATGCGCCAACAGTACAGGAGGCACTTCGACTGGGAGCCATCGACTATCTCATCAAGCCATTTCGTTTTGAACGCTTTGAAAAAGCATTGCAGCAATACAAAAGCTCTACCAAAAAGCTACAAAGCTCGCAGGCATTTAATCAAGAGGACATCGACAAATGGCTAGGAATACAGCATGAAACAACGGAGCTTCCCAAGGGACTAAACACGATAACAATGCAACAGATTCTTGATTATTTAACGACACACCGTGCAGCTATTACCTCAGAGCAGCTAGCTCAAAATGTCGGAATGGCCAGAGTAACTGTACGTAAATACTTGGATTTTTTGGCTACTAAGGGAACTGTCTCGATTGAATTACAATACGGGACAGTAGGTCGTCCGACAAAATACTATTCCATTAAGTAG
- a CDS encoding DctP family TRAP transporter solute-binding subunit — MWSNRFTRSFVSVLIFITILLVSCQEDVYPTDNEQLSHEEQIVIRFSHVVGENTPKGMAAVKFAELIKERSNGHVEIQVFPNGVLYKDGEEMNALLRGDIQMIAPAISKITTLVPEWSVMDLPYAFKNADEVHTYVNSDVGQSLMTKLNAHNLFSMGVWDSGFKQLSNSIRPIETVQDLNGLRMRIMPSDVLSEQFSIVGAYPKRIDFNTVFHQLQRGNVDGQENTLTNITSKNLHSLQDYLTISNHGYLGYLLLMNHEFWNSLPEDVQILLIETLKEVQEWEWQLAENLTAERLEEMEACDCIKIYNLSDEEKEEWESAFEPVYRYYAENYGKKYIQALPKNQSQH; from the coding sequence ATGTGGAGTAATCGTTTTACACGCAGTTTTGTTAGCGTTCTCATTTTCATAACAATTCTGTTAGTTTCATGTCAGGAAGACGTTTACCCTACCGACAATGAGCAGTTAAGTCATGAGGAACAAATCGTTATTCGATTTTCACATGTAGTTGGTGAAAATACACCGAAAGGAATGGCAGCCGTAAAATTTGCAGAGCTGATTAAAGAACGTAGTAATGGACATGTCGAGATTCAAGTGTTTCCAAATGGGGTTCTTTATAAAGATGGCGAAGAAATGAATGCACTATTACGTGGCGATATTCAAATGATTGCCCCTGCTATTTCAAAAATTACAACGCTTGTACCAGAGTGGTCAGTTATGGATCTACCCTATGCATTTAAAAATGCAGATGAAGTGCATACATATGTCAACAGTGATGTTGGTCAATCGTTAATGACAAAATTAAATGCCCATAATCTATTTTCCATGGGCGTTTGGGATAGTGGTTTTAAGCAACTTAGCAATAGTATTCGACCTATAGAAACTGTGCAAGATTTGAATGGCTTGCGTATGAGGATTATGCCAAGTGATGTTTTATCTGAACAGTTTTCCATTGTTGGAGCCTATCCAAAACGCATTGACTTCAATACTGTTTTTCATCAACTACAAAGAGGCAATGTCGATGGTCAGGAAAATACACTGACAAACATTACAAGCAAAAATTTACATTCACTACAAGACTACTTAACGATTAGTAACCATGGCTATCTTGGTTATTTACTGCTAATGAATCATGAATTTTGGAATTCCCTACCGGAAGATGTGCAAATTCTGCTCATAGAAACACTAAAGGAAGTACAAGAATGGGAATGGCAGCTTGCAGAAAATTTAACAGCAGAACGACTTGAAGAAATGGAAGCATGTGATTGCATTAAAATCTACAATTTATCAGATGAAGAGAAGGAAGAATGGGAATCTGCATTCGAGCCTGTCTATCGCTATTATGCAGAAAACTATGGGAAAAAATATATCCAAGCACTTCCTAAAAATCAATCACAACACTAG
- a CDS encoding DctP family TRAP transporter solute-binding subunit: MKKWLFMSLMAVLILALAACSGDKKETSAPAAEGDGGYTKDKPLVIKFSHVTSIDSVKGKAADAFAKLVDEKTEGKVKVEVYPSSQLYGDNDELDALVSGNVHMIAPSVTKMVKIDPRWQYVDMPYLFENEEHVRKFFTSDVAKTILESNQLAANDIKGLVFWENGFKHFSNNKHPLEKVEDFKGLKFRAQAGKVLEAQFKALNAGSATIAFGETYAALQQGTVDGQENTFNNFDTQKYQEVQKYFSVSEHGRLDYAIFVNKSFWEKIPADLLTAVEESLDEATKLAWDLAADENAKSFENIKNSGIEVLELTTEQKEAIKAKLEPVYEEFGEVITEELINGIRDLK, from the coding sequence ATGAAAAAATGGCTTTTCATGTCACTTATGGCTGTATTAATTTTAGCACTTGCAGCTTGTAGTGGCGACAAAAAAGAAACATCTGCACCAGCAGCTGAGGGTGATGGTGGCTATACCAAGGACAAACCGCTTGTTATTAAATTCTCACATGTAACATCAATTGATAGTGTAAAAGGAAAAGCAGCTGATGCTTTTGCGAAATTAGTAGATGAAAAAACAGAAGGTAAAGTAAAAGTTGAAGTTTACCCTTCTTCACAATTATATGGGGATAATGATGAACTAGATGCGCTAGTATCTGGAAATGTTCATATGATTGCTCCTTCTGTAACAAAAATGGTTAAAATCGACCCGCGTTGGCAATATGTTGATATGCCTTATCTATTTGAGAACGAAGAGCACGTACGTAAATTCTTTACTTCTGACGTAGCTAAAACAATTCTTGAATCGAATCAATTAGCAGCAAATGATATTAAAGGTTTGGTATTCTGGGAAAATGGCTTTAAACATTTCTCAAATAACAAGCATCCACTTGAAAAAGTAGAAGATTTTAAAGGATTGAAATTCCGTGCACAAGCAGGAAAAGTATTAGAAGCTCAATTTAAAGCGCTAAATGCCGGCTCTGCAACAATTGCATTTGGTGAAACATATGCTGCCTTACAACAAGGAACAGTTGATGGACAAGAAAATACATTCAACAACTTTGATACACAAAAATACCAAGAAGTTCAAAAATATTTCTCAGTATCTGAACATGGTCGCCTTGACTATGCAATCTTTGTTAACAAATCATTCTGGGAGAAAATCCCTGCTGATTTATTAACAGCAGTGGAAGAATCATTAGATGAAGCAACGAAACTAGCTTGGGATTTAGCTGCTGATGAAAATGCAAAATCATTCGAGAACATTAAAAACTCTGGTATTGAAGTTCTTGAGTTAACGACTGAACAAAAAGAAGCTATTAAAGCAAAACTTGAACCAGTATATGAAGAGTTTGGTGAAGTTATCACAGAAGAATTAATTAATGGTATTCGTGATCTAAAATAA
- a CDS encoding TRAP transporter small permease: MKALHKIWGYLEEILAGIFFVAGVVLIFYGVIMRYIFNEPQAWVEELARYSIIWGTFLGFGLALRHNQHIQVDILYDKLKPSMKRVLDLVATGLSIAFCLIYTYYGFVLVENRYTSGMVSLDIGIPMWIVYLVLPISGLLFLLRFVERLINILRGKDEEYANPLT; encoded by the coding sequence ATGAAGGCCTTACATAAAATCTGGGGCTATTTAGAAGAAATCCTAGCTGGAATCTTTTTCGTAGCAGGTGTAGTTCTTATTTTTTATGGCGTAATTATGCGTTACATATTCAATGAACCGCAAGCATGGGTAGAGGAATTAGCACGTTATTCAATTATTTGGGGTACATTTCTAGGATTTGGCTTAGCCCTTCGCCACAATCAACATATTCAAGTAGATATTTTATACGATAAATTAAAGCCTTCTATGAAACGTGTACTGGATTTAGTAGCAACAGGGTTAAGCATTGCCTTTTGTTTAATTTATACGTATTACGGCTTTGTTTTAGTAGAAAACCGTTATACATCAGGCATGGTATCACTTGATATCGGGATACCAATGTGGATTGTATACTTAGTTTTACCGATTTCAGGCCTTTTATTTTTACTAAGATTCGTAGAAAGATTAATCAACATTCTACGAGGAAAGGACGAAGAATATGCTAATCCTCTTACTTAG
- a CDS encoding TRAP transporter large permease produces MLILLLSFFLLLFLRVPVAISLALSTILVFFQIDFNMNMIPQRIFTALDSFPMMAIPGFVLAGVLMARGGISKYLIEALRAWIGHLPGGLAVVTIIACAIFAAISGSSPATAAAIGSIMIPAMISAGYKKRYSMGLVAAGGTLGILIPPSVPLIIYGITSEQSIGELFMAGVIPGLALTGILIVAAIFYAKRNGFKGDAPASWSERGRKSLKAIWGAFLPFLILGTIYSGVVTPTESAVIAVFYGLIVSLFIYREMKLKDFREVLVESINITAMIFLIIGAASLFGLYLTNAQVPQQVGAWIAESDMNKWIFMIIVNILFFVMGMFLEAVSIILITLPILLPILAHFDINLIHFAIIMTINMELGMITPPVGLNLFVVSGIAKEKLGEVVKGVIPFIVLMIIFLGLVVLLPQLSLWLPEQMK; encoded by the coding sequence ATGCTAATCCTCTTACTTAGTTTCTTTTTATTACTATTTCTACGAGTACCGGTCGCGATTAGTTTAGCACTATCGACAATTCTTGTGTTCTTCCAAATTGATTTTAATATGAATATGATTCCTCAGCGTATTTTTACTGCACTAGATTCATTCCCGATGATGGCAATTCCAGGCTTCGTCCTTGCGGGGGTATTAATGGCGCGTGGTGGAATTTCCAAATATCTTATTGAAGCCTTACGTGCATGGATTGGCCATCTTCCAGGAGGTCTTGCTGTTGTAACAATCATCGCGTGTGCTATTTTCGCAGCGATTTCAGGCTCTTCACCTGCAACAGCTGCTGCAATTGGTTCTATCATGATTCCTGCGATGATTTCTGCTGGCTATAAGAAGCGCTATTCTATGGGGCTTGTTGCCGCTGGTGGTACATTAGGTATTTTAATTCCACCAAGTGTACCGCTAATCATTTATGGTATTACATCAGAGCAATCTATTGGTGAATTATTTATGGCTGGTGTTATTCCAGGACTTGCATTAACAGGCATTTTAATAGTGGCAGCTATTTTTTATGCGAAACGCAATGGTTTTAAAGGAGATGCACCAGCTTCTTGGAGTGAGCGTGGTCGTAAATCTTTAAAAGCAATTTGGGGTGCATTTTTACCATTCTTAATTTTAGGAACAATCTATTCAGGGGTTGTAACACCAACTGAATCAGCCGTTATTGCCGTTTTCTATGGTCTTATCGTATCCCTGTTTATCTATCGAGAAATGAAGCTAAAGGATTTCCGTGAGGTCTTGGTGGAGTCCATTAATATTACAGCCATGATTTTCTTAATTATCGGTGCCGCTTCATTATTTGGACTATATTTAACAAATGCACAAGTACCACAGCAGGTTGGTGCATGGATTGCCGAAAGTGATATGAACAAGTGGATATTCATGATAATTGTTAATATTCTATTCTTTGTTATGGGAATGTTCTTAGAGGCTGTATCCATTATTTTAATTACTTTACCAATTCTATTACCGATTCTAGCACATTTCGATATTAATTTGATTCACTTTGCTATTATTATGACAATTAACATGGAGCTTGGCATGATTACACCGCCAGTGGGACTGAATCTCTTTGTCGTAAGTGGAATTGCTAAGGAAAAGCTAGGCGAGGTTGTAAAAGGGGTCATTCCTTTTATCGTTTTAATGATTATTTTCTTAGGTTTAGTGGTTTTATTGCCACAATTATCACTTTGGTTACCAGAGCAAATGAAATAA
- a CDS encoding MFS transporter, whose translation MESFTKRYSIKDRQFWTIVISLGGASVFVFAAMYSVQPLLPFFTEQFQISVPTASLAMSVTTLSVIIGLIVLGFLSDRYGRVLFIRLSIVLTIIPFLLMPLTDSFSMIIFLRFIQGFAIAGVPAAALAYISEEINQQSMGFATALYISCNALGGTIGRLMMGFLTENKSLEVAFFSLALLGGIIFILVWLTLPKSRNFSVHQRTIQKDLHGFWLHLKNPNLLILFGFGIILQLSFTGMWSFIPYYLAEPPFLLSLKTISFIFLAYGLGIIGSPIANSLAGKVGINMIRTFGVLLLVCGILLTLSSSLIMIIAGLCIACLGFFTAHALTSATVSRTAIHQKGLASSLYLVSYYIGVASGSTLLSPIWLHFKWQGIVMITVLLPILYIAFLNYTLQKKNQS comes from the coding sequence ATGGAATCATTTACAAAGAGGTATTCGATTAAGGATCGCCAATTTTGGACAATTGTGATTAGCTTAGGAGGAGCTTCGGTGTTTGTATTTGCAGCAATGTACTCAGTACAGCCGCTGCTCCCCTTTTTTACAGAGCAATTTCAAATTTCTGTCCCCACTGCAAGTCTGGCCATGTCTGTAACAACTCTATCCGTAATTATCGGGTTAATTGTTTTAGGTTTTTTATCTGATCGATATGGACGGGTACTGTTTATTCGACTTTCGATTGTTTTAACGATTATCCCTTTTCTCTTAATGCCTTTAACGGATTCTTTTTCTATGATTATTTTTTTACGTTTTATCCAAGGCTTTGCGATTGCTGGAGTGCCCGCAGCAGCCCTTGCCTATATCAGTGAAGAAATAAATCAGCAATCAATGGGCTTTGCAACAGCACTTTACATTTCCTGTAATGCTCTAGGTGGAACGATTGGTCGTCTGATGATGGGCTTTCTGACAGAAAATAAATCTTTGGAGGTTGCATTTTTCTCTTTAGCACTTTTGGGTGGCATTATATTCATTCTAGTGTGGCTTACCCTTCCAAAATCAAGAAATTTTTCAGTCCATCAGCGTACTATTCAAAAGGATTTACATGGTTTTTGGCTGCATTTAAAAAATCCAAATTTACTTATTCTTTTTGGATTTGGGATCATTTTGCAGCTATCTTTTACAGGAATGTGGTCATTTATCCCGTACTATTTAGCTGAACCACCGTTCTTATTATCGTTAAAAACGATTTCCTTTATTTTTTTAGCATATGGCTTAGGAATTATTGGTTCGCCAATTGCTAACTCCCTTGCAGGTAAAGTCGGCATCAATATGATTCGAACATTTGGAGTACTTCTATTAGTGTGTGGGATTTTATTAACGTTAAGCTCCTCCCTTATAATGATTATTGCTGGGCTCTGTATTGCATGCTTAGGCTTTTTCACCGCTCATGCCTTAACCTCTGCAACAGTTAGCCGGACAGCGATTCATCAAAAGGGGCTTGCATCCAGTTTATATCTCGTTTCTTATTATATAGGTGTTGCATCAGGAAGTACTTTACTCAGTCCAATCTGGCTGCATTTTAAATGGCAGGGAATTGTCATGATTACCGTACTCCTTCCTATCCTATATATCGCTTTTTTAAATTACACATTACAAAAAAAAAATCAAAGCTAA